The following is a genomic window from Alphaproteobacteria bacterium LSUCC0396.
CGTCATCTATAAGCGTCGTCTATAATAGGGCGACCAGTTCTTGCAGGACCTGTTTGCACGCATCAGGCTGCATTTCGGGCTTTGGTAATGGCGTTGCCACCACCACACGATGATCAGCACGAAGCTGAACGCGTCCGCTCTGGCCAGCAATCCAGCCGATTAACGCATCAGGACGGGAAAAATGATTGTCGCGGAAAGACAGCGAAAGCCCTTTCGGGCCGGCGTCAATTTTTTCAACATTTGCCAGCCGGCATAATTGTTTCAATTCAATCACCGAAAACAGGTTTTTCACCGGATCGGGCAAGCCGCCAAACCGGTCAACAAGTTCGGCGATCAACACATCGGTTGCCTGCGGATCGGCTAGATCAGCAATCCGGCGATAAAGCGACAGCCGCACGGTTAGATCCGGCACATAAGCCTCTGGCAGGCGGATTTCTAGCCCAAGATTGATTTGCGGCGTCCAAGCAGGCTTGGCATCATCATCTGCCGCATCGCCGCGGCCGGACTTGGCAGCATCAACCGCTTGGCGCAGCATTTCCTGATAAAGCTCGACGCCAACTTCGCGCACATGACCCGACTGCTCGTCCCCAAGCAAATTACCCGCACCGCGAATATCCATATCGTAAGATGCGAGGGTGAACCCGGCACCAAGCGTATCCAGCGTTTGCATAACCTCAAGACGGCGGCGCGCTTGCGGGCTTAATAGACGCTTGGGATCAGACGTCAAATAGGCGTAGGCACGCTGACGCCCCCGCCCAACGCGCCCGCGAAGCTGATAAAGCTGGGACAGGCCAAACATATCCGCGCGATGGATAATCATGGTATTGGCTGATGGAATATCAATACCCGACTCGACGATGTTGGTTGAGAGCAGAATATCAGCCTCACCATCGGCAAAACGCGTCATCACCTGATCCAGCTCATTTGCCGGCATCCGCCCATGCGCAGAAATAATCCTTGCCTCGGGTGCCAGCGTGGTAAGCCGGTCATAAACCCGCTGCATATCATCAATGCGCGGACACACCACAAAGACCTGTCCACCGCGAAACATTTCCCGCTGTACCGCTTCACGAAGCACAACGCCATCCCACGGCCCAACAAAGGTGCGAACCGCCAGACGATCCACCGGCGGCGTTGCAATCAACGACATCTCCCGTACCCCCGACAGCGCCATTTGCAAGGTCCGTGGGATCGGCGTTGCCGACAGCGTTAAAACGTGAATGTCGCCACGAAGCTCTTTTAAACGTTCCTTTTGTCCGACACCAAAATGCTGTTCTTCGTCAATAATCAAAAGTCCGAGGTGATTAAACTCGATTGATTTCGCCAATAATGCGTGCGTTCCAATGGCAATCTGAATCTCACCAGTGGCAATCCCCTCACGAATAGCCTTTGCATCTGCACTGGACGTCATTCGCGACAATACGCCGATCTTGACCGGAAATCCGGCAAACCGCTCGACAAACACCTTGCCATGCTGGCGCGCCAGCAACGTCGTCGGCGCCACCAATGCCACCTGATAACCCGCCATCGCCGCAATAAAGGCGGCGCGGAGCGCGACTTCTGTCTTGCCAAACCCGACATCACCGCAAATTAGCCGGTCACTTGCCTTGCCCGAGGCAAGATCGGTCACAACATCATTAATGGCGTTCAACTGGTCTTCGGTTTCGGTAAAGGCGAACCGCGCGCAAAACTCACCAAAACTGCCATCTTCGGCAATTAACGGCTCGGCTCGTGCCTTATAACGCGTTGCGGCAATCTTGATCAGCTGTTCGGCCATAATCCGAACACGACCCTTGATCCGCGCAACCCGCGCCTGCCATGCGGCACCCCCAAGCCGGTCAAGCTGCGCCTCGCCGCCAGCACTGCCATAGCGCGATAGCAACTCGATGTTCTCAACAGGCAAATACAGCTTGTCACCGCCAGCATAAACCAGATTCAAACAATCATGATCGCCGCCGGCGCTGTTGATAATGGTCAGCCCCTCATAGCGGCCAATACCATGTTCGGCATGGACCACCAGATCGCCGGTTTCAAGCGCGCTAACCTCACGCAGGAAATCATCACCCTTGGCGCGTTTGGATTGCGGACGCGATAGCCGTTGGCCAAAAATATCCGGCTCGGACACGACGATTAAATGATCGGTTCGAAAACCGGTTTCCAGCGGCCATTGCATCACATAAAAGCCGCCCGGCGCCAGCTCGTCCATCGCGGTAATCGGCTGCAGTGGGGGCGCGCCCAGATATGCAGCCAATAAATCCGCTAGGCGGCTTGCCGCACCTGGTGAACTGCACCCGACAATGATCGGGCGCTTGCGGGCATTGCGCTCGGCTGTTACCAGACCAGCCAGTTCGGGAACCGCGCTATTGCCCTCGACCTTTCCCAACCGGTTGGCGGCGCGCCCTCCTGCATCCTGCCCCTGCGGAGCGCTCGCCCGGTCTTTGGCTTGGCTTGGCCCATCAGCCTTGTCCGACAGTGGGGCAAAGGCAAATAGCCGGCACGCTTTTCCATTTGCAAAAACCTGTTCGGTTTCCGCCTCGGCAAGATACAGCTTGTCAACCGCCAATGGCCGGTATCGGCTGGCCGCATCATCATTGCCATGCGCCAGCCGCGCCGCGTGAAAATCATTAATCTGCGCATAGCGTGCGGCGATTGCGGCGTCACCTTCGTGATCCAGAACCACCGGCCAGCCAGCGCAATAATCGGTCAGGCTTGCCATTTTGTCATGAAACAGCGGCAACCAATGCTCAATCCCGGGGTGGCTGCGACCGGCTGAAACTGACTCATACAGCGCGTCACGACTAGCGGTGGCGCCAAACAACGCCAGATAGCCGGTGCGAAAGCGGGCAATCGTTGCCTCGTTCATCATAAATTCCGCAACCGGCCGCAGGATTAACCGGTCGATTGCACCCGTACTGCGCTGGGTTGCTGGATCAAAGCTGCGGATGGTTTCAACATCATCACCAAAGAAATCAAGCCGCGCAGGTGATAGCTGCCCCGGTGGAAACACATCAAGGATACCGCCGCGAACGGCAAATTCTCCGGTTTCCCGCACCGTATCGGTTCGCAAATAGGCCTGCCCCGCCAGATAATCGGCCAGGGCCGCAGGCCCCAATGCCTGTCCTGTTTCACCATCTCGCGTCGCCTGACCGGCAGCAATCACCAAACTGCTATCGGTGAAATAAGATTTTGGTGGTACCCGCTGCAAGATCGCATTGATCGTTGTTAGCAAGATCGTTGGCACGGTTTCTTGACCGGCGGCAAGCTGGGCAAGGGTTTCAATCCGGCGCCCAACCAGCCCACCTTGCGGCGACAGCCGGTCAAATGGCAAGCAGTCCCACGCCGGAAAATCAAGCAGGCGCAAATCTGGCGACAACCGCGCTAAACTATCGCCCATCAAATTCATGCGCACGTCATCACGCGCCACATACACAAAGGATTTGCCGGCCTGTGCTACCTGCAACAAAGCCAACGACGCCACCCCATCAGGCGCGCCCCATATGTCACTTGATAAATTTACTTTATTTATAAATTTCATTTAATTATTGTTCTTTTTTAAACTCTTTAATTAAATGAAAAACTGGCGTGTCAAATTCGTCTGGCAACGGTGCATTGCCCATTACCCACGCATAGATTGCCGGATCACCCGCCGCCAGTAGATTTTCAAAATCGGTCAAATCAGCCTCACCTAGATGCGGCAAATGCATCTTGGCAAAATGCCCAAGCAGCAGGTCAGTTTCCTTCATGCCTGTATAGCTCGCCTGATAGATTAGCCGCCGAATACGGCTTGAGAGATCAGGCTGGACTGGTGAATTGGGTGACGCTGACATGGTAGAATTCCTTTTCAACCCGTTGCGCGTTTTGATCGGGGCAACAAATGGCTGGCATGAGATAACAGATATGAGCGATAATGCCTAGAGACAAGCGTGGCGGCGCGATGTCATTTAACTGATTGCCGGTTTTGATCATACGCCGTTTTAACAGGAGACCAGCGCAGTGCATCCAAAGCGTCCACCTGAAATTTTTCAGCTTTTTGCCGCCACAACCAGTCTTTCTGGCGTTGGCGCAAAGCTGGCGTCAGTGCTGGAAAAGCGTGTGGGGCATTACGTTATCGACGTTTTACGGCATTTACCTGTCGGCCTGATTGACCGCAGCCAGCGCCCCACCCTCGCTGACGTAACCGATGGCAGTGTCGCGACCTTTGACGTTCTGGTGATAAAGCATGACCGCCCGCCCCGCGGCGTACGGCGTCCTTACCGGGTCTTTTGTGAGAATGAAACTGGCGCGCTGGAACTGGTTTTTTTCCATGCGCATGATGATTATGTCGCTAAACAATTGCCCGTTGGCGAGCGCCGCCTTGTAAGTGGCCGTGTCGAATTATTTCAAGGCCGCGTGCAGATGGCGCACCCCGATCATATTCTTGCCCCAACGCAGGCAGATAAAATGCCTGTCTTCGAGCCGGTCTATCCCTTAACCGCTGGCCTGACGCCCAAAATTCTTCGCCGGACAATTGATGATGCGCTGACCCGCATTCCAGATTTGCCTGAATGGATCCCCCCTGCACTCGTCAAGCAGCATGGCTGGCCCGATTTTGCCACGGCAATGCGCATTGTTCACGCGCCAAAAAATGCGTCTGACCTTTTGCCCAACAGCCCGGCACGCGCGCGTCTTGCCTTTGATGAGTTATTGGCAAACCAGCTTGCCATGATGATGGTAAGGCACAGCGCCGCCGAGACAACGCCGGGGCGCGCCTATTGCGGCAATGGTCGCATTACAAACCAGCTGTTAGCCAGCCTGCCGTATGAAATGACCGGCGCACAACGCCGCGCCATTGCGGAAATTACCGCCGATCAGGCCAAGCCAAAGCGTATGCTTCGCATGCTTCAGGGGGATGTGGGATCGGGCAAGACGCTTGTTGCGCTATGGGCGATGCTCACCACGATGGAAGCCGGAGCGCAGGCGGCGTTGCTGGCACCGACCGAGGTTCTCGCACGTCAGCATCATGCCAGTATTCAGGCCATGCTGGCACCGCTTGGCATTGAAATAGGGCTGTTATTGGGCCAAGGCCGCGGCACTGGAACGGCGCGTGAAAATGGGACGTTGAATGGAACTGCCCGCACTCTTAGCCGCAAGGAAACGCTGACACGGCTTGCCGATGGCAGTTTGCCACTGGTGGTTGGCACGCACGCGCTTTTATCGGAAACGGTTGCCTTTCATGACCTTGGTCTCGCCGTGGTTGACGAGCAGCACCGCTTTGGTGTGCGCCAGCGCATTCTGCTCGGCGAAAAGGGCGCGCATGTCGATGTAATGGTGATGACCGCAACACCAATTCCGCGTAGCCTTGCAATGACTGCCTATGGTGACCTTGATCATTCGCGCCTCGACGAAAAGCCAGTTGGCCGCCTGCCGATTGATACGCGTGTGCTGCCGTCTGACCGGCTCGGCGATGTGATATCCAACCTCGGGCGGGCTCTTGGCGATGGCAAACGCGCCTACTGGATTTGCCCACTTGTCGAGGAGTCCGACAAATTAGATATTGCCGCAGCTGAAGACCGTTTCGCCGCCTTGGTGCGGGCGTTGCCCGATGTCACGGTTCAGCTGGCACATGGCAAAATGAAAGCTGGCGAACGCGATCACGCGATGCAGGCATTTCGTGATGGCACAGCTCAATTACTGGTCGCAACCACTGTTGTCGAGGTTGGGGTGGATGTTCCCCAAGCCAGCATCATCATTATCGAACATGCCGAGAGATTTGGCCTTGCCCAATTGCACCAATTGCGCGGCCGTGTGGGGCGAAGCAGCCAGCAAAGCAGCTGTCTTTTGATCTATCAGGGCCCATTGAGCGACACAGCGTCAAAACGCCTTGCCGTTATGCGAGACACGAATGACGGTTTCTTGATTGCCGAAGAGGATTTGGAATTACGCGGTCCGGGCGAGTTTCTGGGACAACGACAATCTGGAATGCCGGAATTTGTGCTGGCTGATCTTGCGGTGCATCGTGACCTGCTGGGCATCGCAAGAGCCGAAGCTAGCCGCGCATTAGACAATAATGACCAGCCGCATATGAATTTGCTGCTTAGCCTTTTTGAGCGCGATAGCGCGGTAAAGTTTTTGGCCTCTGGCTAGATTTACCGCGCTTTTTTGGCTGCTGGCTTTTTGGTAGCCGCTTTTTTGGCTGCAGCTTTTTTGACGTTTTTCGCCGCAACATTGCCGCGATCTGGCGGTGAAACAATACCGCCCGAGACCACGAGTTTGACCGCTTCTTCATTCGTCATATCAAGATAGATGATATCTTTAACCGGACAGAACAGCAAAAAGCCCGATGTCGGGTTTGGCGTTGTCGGGATAAACACATTCACATTCGACCCCGGGACCATACGTGCCACCTCACCCTTGGTTGCACCGGTCACAAAACCGATTACCCAAAGACCGCGCCGCGGATATTCAACAAGAACAACCTCGCGAAACGCATCAGATTGCGCCGAGATAACTGTTTCAAGAATCTGTTTGGTTGCTCCATAGATGGTGCGCACCACCGGCATCCGGTTCAGCAAGGACTCACCAAGTCGGATGATCCAGCGCCCTAAAAATCCGGCGGCAACCGCACCGATAAGGGTGATAAGTACCCCACCAACAAGCAAGCCTGCACCAGGAATATCACCAAGGCTCCATGTTGAAAAAGCCGGTATAAGCTTGTTAACCTGACCATCAATCAGCTCAATCGCTGCCCAGGTAATATAAACCGTTAACAAGACTGGCGCTGTTACCAAAAGACCGGTGAAAAACCACCCGCGTAGCCGCGCAAGCAAGCCCCGCTTTACAATTTCTGGTTCATTCTCATTGATCGTCATCGCGTAATTCCCGTTTAAAACTCGTCAAAATGCCCGACTAATCGTCTTCTGGTCTCTACTTAGTGTGGTTTCTGTCTGCGCTTTTTACACTGATTTAGCAACTGCTTTCAATGCTACAGTGATGAGCGGTCTGAAACAGCAAGATCGGGCGGCTTAAACGGCTGTGCGCAAATCAAACAGGCCACCGGGACTTCGCCGAAATTCCGCTGCTTCAAGACCGCTTTTCATTGCTCATCTATTCGCAGTTTTGGTAAGGTTTCCACATGAAAAAACATTTAGACGAACTTGATCGGCTGCATCAGATTATGATCCAGCTCCGCGATCCGAACACCGGCTGCCCGTGGGACGTCGCACAGGATTTTACCAGCATCGCCCCCTACACCATCGAAGAAGCCTATGAGGTGGCAGACGCTATTCAACATGGTGAACGCGATGCGATCCGTGACGAGCTGGGCGATCTGCTGCTGCAAGTCATTTTCCATGCGCGTATCGCCGAAGAGGAAGGCAGCTTTACATTGGCCGACGTCGCCAAAAGCATCAGCGATAAAATGATTGCGCGCCACCCGCATGTTTTTGGCAGTGACGACCGCCCAACAATGGAGTCACAAAACGGGTTGTGGGAGGACATAAAGGCACGCGAACGTGCCAAACGAGGCGAAACTCGCCTTCTCGATGGCATCGCCCGCGGATTGCCGCCGATGTTGCGCGCCTTAAAACTGCAAAAGCGTGCGGCGCGCGTTGGCTTTGATTGGCCAGACATTGATCAAATTCTGCAAAAGATGAATGAAGAAGCCGCCGAGTTGCGTGCAGAATTAGCCCGTGCCGACCGCGATCAGGATCGCATAAAAGATGAAGTCGGCGATCTTCTTTTTGTGGCGGTCAATCTGGCGCGAAAAGCCGGCATTGATCCGGAGACAGCATTACAAACCTGCAATCTAAAATTTGAAAGAAGATTTAACTATGTCGAAGAACAGGTTGAATTAAATCAAGATTCATTTGAAAACGCATCACTTGACCTAATGGAACGCTATTGGCAGGACGCAAAGGCCCTTGAGCGCAAATCGAAAGATGCCGAGGCCGGATCAGCAGA
Proteins encoded in this region:
- a CDS encoding DUF502 domain-containing protein, with the protein product MTINENEPEIVKRGLLARLRGWFFTGLLVTAPVLLTVYITWAAIELIDGQVNKLIPAFSTWSLGDIPGAGLLVGGVLITLIGAVAAGFLGRWIIRLGESLLNRMPVVRTIYGATKQILETVISAQSDAFREVVLVEYPRRGLWVIGFVTGATKGEVARMVPGSNVNVFIPTTPNPTSGFLLFCPVKDIIYLDMTNEEAVKLVVSGGIVSPPDRGNVAAKNVKKAAAKKAATKKPAAKKAR
- a CDS encoding succinate dehydrogenase assembly factor 2 → MSASPNSPVQPDLSSRIRRLIYQASYTGMKETDLLLGHFAKMHLPHLGEADLTDFENLLAAGDPAIYAWVMGNAPLPDEFDTPVFHLIKEFKKEQ
- the recG gene encoding ATP-dependent DNA helicase RecG gives rise to the protein MHPKRPPEIFQLFAATTSLSGVGAKLASVLEKRVGHYVIDVLRHLPVGLIDRSQRPTLADVTDGSVATFDVLVIKHDRPPRGVRRPYRVFCENETGALELVFFHAHDDYVAKQLPVGERRLVSGRVELFQGRVQMAHPDHILAPTQADKMPVFEPVYPLTAGLTPKILRRTIDDALTRIPDLPEWIPPALVKQHGWPDFATAMRIVHAPKNASDLLPNSPARARLAFDELLANQLAMMMVRHSAAETTPGRAYCGNGRITNQLLASLPYEMTGAQRRAIAEITADQAKPKRMLRMLQGDVGSGKTLVALWAMLTTMEAGAQAALLAPTEVLARQHHASIQAMLAPLGIEIGLLLGQGRGTGTARENGTLNGTARTLSRKETLTRLADGSLPLVVGTHALLSETVAFHDLGLAVVDEQHRFGVRQRILLGEKGAHVDVMVMTATPIPRSLAMTAYGDLDHSRLDEKPVGRLPIDTRVLPSDRLGDVISNLGRALGDGKRAYWICPLVEESDKLDIAAAEDRFAALVRALPDVTVQLAHGKMKAGERDHAMQAFRDGTAQLLVATTVVEVGVDVPQASIIIIEHAERFGLAQLHQLRGRVGRSSQQSSCLLIYQGPLSDTASKRLAVMRDTNDGFLIAEEDLELRGPGEFLGQRQSGMPEFVLADLAVHRDLLGIARAEASRALDNNDQPHMNLLLSLFERDSAVKFLASG
- the mfd gene encoding transcription-repair coupling factor yields the protein MKFINKVNLSSDIWGAPDGVASLALLQVAQAGKSFVYVARDDVRMNLMGDSLARLSPDLRLLDFPAWDCLPFDRLSPQGGLVGRRIETLAQLAAGQETVPTILLTTINAILQRVPPKSYFTDSSLVIAAGQATRDGETGQALGPAALADYLAGQAYLRTDTVRETGEFAVRGGILDVFPPGQLSPARLDFFGDDVETIRSFDPATQRSTGAIDRLILRPVAEFMMNEATIARFRTGYLALFGATASRDALYESVSAGRSHPGIEHWLPLFHDKMASLTDYCAGWPVVLDHEGDAAIAARYAQINDFHAARLAHGNDDAASRYRPLAVDKLYLAEAETEQVFANGKACRLFAFAPLSDKADGPSQAKDRASAPQGQDAGGRAANRLGKVEGNSAVPELAGLVTAERNARKRPIIVGCSSPGAASRLADLLAAYLGAPPLQPITAMDELAPGGFYVMQWPLETGFRTDHLIVVSEPDIFGQRLSRPQSKRAKGDDFLREVSALETGDLVVHAEHGIGRYEGLTIINSAGGDHDCLNLVYAGGDKLYLPVENIELLSRYGSAGGEAQLDRLGGAAWQARVARIKGRVRIMAEQLIKIAATRYKARAEPLIAEDGSFGEFCARFAFTETEDQLNAINDVVTDLASGKASDRLICGDVGFGKTEVALRAAFIAAMAGYQVALVAPTTLLARQHGKVFVERFAGFPVKIGVLSRMTSSADAKAIREGIATGEIQIAIGTHALLAKSIEFNHLGLLIIDEEQHFGVGQKERLKELRGDIHVLTLSATPIPRTLQMALSGVREMSLIATPPVDRLAVRTFVGPWDGVVLREAVQREMFRGGQVFVVCPRIDDMQRVYDRLTTLAPEARIISAHGRMPANELDQVMTRFADGEADILLSTNIVESGIDIPSANTMIIHRADMFGLSQLYQLRGRVGRGRQRAYAYLTSDPKRLLSPQARRRLEVMQTLDTLGAGFTLASYDMDIRGAGNLLGDEQSGHVREVGVELYQEMLRQAVDAAKSGRGDAADDDAKPAWTPQINLGLEIRLPEAYVPDLTVRLSLYRRIADLADPQATDVLIAELVDRFGGLPDPVKNLFSVIELKQLCRLANVEKIDAGPKGLSLSFRDNHFSRPDALIGWIAGQSGRVQLRADHRVVVATPLPKPEMQPDACKQVLQELVALL
- the mazG gene encoding nucleoside triphosphate pyrophosphohydrolase; this encodes MKKHLDELDRLHQIMIQLRDPNTGCPWDVAQDFTSIAPYTIEEAYEVADAIQHGERDAIRDELGDLLLQVIFHARIAEEEGSFTLADVAKSISDKMIARHPHVFGSDDRPTMESQNGLWEDIKARERAKRGETRLLDGIARGLPPMLRALKLQKRAARVGFDWPDIDQILQKMNEEAAELRAELARADRDQDRIKDEVGDLLFVAVNLARKAGIDPETALQTCNLKFERRFNYVEEQVELNQDSFENASLDLMERYWQDAKALERKSKDAEAGSAD